In a single window of the Pseudomonas entomophila genome:
- a CDS encoding COG4315 family predicted lipoprotein: MTRHTLSWMALCAALAVPGVASAHHAMEKDGMWVDHNGMTLYTFDKDAGGKSMCNGDCAGNWPPLKVQDGEKADGKWTQIKRDDGSMQWAYDGKPLYTFVKDKKAGDMTGDGMKDLWHVAKP; encoded by the coding sequence ATGACACGACATACGCTGAGCTGGATGGCCCTTTGCGCTGCGCTGGCAGTGCCGGGGGTGGCGTCGGCTCATCACGCCATGGAAAAAGACGGCATGTGGGTCGATCACAACGGCATGACGCTGTACACCTTTGACAAGGACGCGGGTGGCAAGTCGATGTGCAATGGCGACTGCGCTGGCAACTGGCCGCCGCTGAAGGTCCAGGACGGTGAAAAGGCCGACGGCAAGTGGACGCAGATCAAGCGTGACGACGGTTCGATGCAGTGGGCCTACGACGGCAAGCCGCTGTACACCTTCGTCAAGGACAAGAAAGCCGGGGACATGACCGGCGATGGCATGAAGGACCTCTGGCACGTGGCCAAGCCCTGA
- the phoB gene encoding phosphate regulon transcriptional regulator PhoB, producing MVGRNILIVDDEAPIREMIAVALEMAGYDCLEAENSQQAHAIIVDRKPDLILLDWMLPGTSGIELARRLKRDELTGDIPIIMLTAKGEEDNKIQGLEVGADDYITKPFSPRELVARLKAVLRRTGPSDSEAPIEVGGLLLDPISHRVTIDGRPAEMGPTEYRLLQFFMTHQERAYTRGQLLDQVWGGNVYVEERTVDVHIRRLRKALGEAYENLVQTVRGTGYRFSTKS from the coding sequence ATGGTTGGCAGAAACATTCTGATCGTCGACGACGAAGCGCCTATCCGCGAGATGATCGCCGTTGCATTGGAAATGGCCGGCTATGACTGCCTCGAGGCCGAGAACTCGCAGCAGGCCCACGCGATCATCGTCGACCGCAAGCCAGACCTGATCCTGCTTGACTGGATGCTCCCGGGCACCTCGGGTATCGAGCTGGCCCGCCGCCTCAAGCGCGACGAACTGACCGGCGACATCCCGATCATCATGCTTACCGCCAAGGGCGAAGAGGACAACAAGATCCAAGGCCTGGAAGTCGGCGCCGACGACTACATCACCAAGCCGTTCTCGCCCCGCGAGCTGGTGGCCCGACTCAAGGCCGTGCTGCGCCGCACCGGCCCGAGCGACAGCGAGGCGCCGATCGAAGTCGGCGGCCTGCTGCTCGACCCGATCAGCCACCGCGTGACCATCGACGGTCGGCCGGCCGAGATGGGCCCCACCGAATACCGCCTGCTGCAGTTCTTCATGACCCACCAGGAGCGCGCCTACACCCGCGGCCAGCTGCTCGACCAGGTCTGGGGCGGCAACGTCTACGTCGAGGAACGCACCGTCGACGTACACATCCGTCGCCTGCGCAAGGCGCTGGGTGAAGCTTACGAAAATCTGGTACAAACCGTCCGCGGCACCGGCTACCGCTTCTCGACCAAGAGCTGA
- the phoR gene encoding phosphate regulon sensor histidine kinase PhoR yields the protein MLLLITACLIGGLVSGYYGWSLAIGLAFYLGWTLKQLLRLHDWLRNHQPDEAPPDGYGLWGEVFDSIYHLQRRDQRVRGRLQAVIDRVQESTAALRDAVIMLDSDGNLEWWNRAAETLLGFKTPQDGGQPVTNLVRHPRFKEYFESENYAEPLEIPSPINDRLRVQLHLTRYGNNEHLMLVRDVTRIHQLEQMRKDFVANVSHELRTPLTVITGYLETLLDNVEDVNPRWSRALQQMSAQGSRMQTLLNDLLLLAKLEATDYPSDNQPVLVDTLLNAIKNDAQALSGPRNQRITLEAAPGIRLKGSESELRSAFSNLVFNAVKYTQDEGNIRIRWWADEQGAHLSVQDSGVGIEAKHLPRLTERFYRVDSSRASNTGGTGLGLAIVKHVLMRHRGRLEISSVPGHGSTFTCHFAPAQLVVSKG from the coding sequence ATGCTCCTGCTGATCACCGCCTGCCTGATCGGCGGGCTGGTCAGCGGCTACTACGGCTGGAGCCTGGCCATCGGCCTGGCGTTCTACCTGGGCTGGACACTCAAGCAATTGCTGCGCCTGCACGACTGGTTGCGCAACCACCAGCCCGACGAGGCCCCGCCCGACGGCTACGGCCTGTGGGGCGAGGTGTTCGACAGCATCTACCACCTGCAACGCCGCGACCAGCGCGTGCGCGGCCGCCTGCAGGCGGTGATCGACCGGGTCCAGGAGTCCACCGCGGCCTTGCGTGACGCGGTGATCATGCTCGACAGCGACGGCAACCTGGAATGGTGGAACCGCGCCGCCGAAACGCTGCTGGGCTTCAAGACCCCGCAGGACGGTGGCCAGCCGGTGACCAACCTGGTGCGCCACCCCCGCTTCAAGGAGTACTTCGAGTCGGAGAACTACGCCGAGCCACTGGAGATCCCCTCGCCCATCAACGACCGCCTGCGTGTGCAACTGCACCTGACCCGCTACGGCAACAACGAGCACCTGATGCTGGTGCGCGACGTCACCCGCATTCACCAGCTCGAGCAGATGCGCAAGGATTTCGTCGCCAACGTTTCCCACGAACTGCGCACGCCACTGACGGTGATCACCGGCTACCTGGAGACGCTGCTGGACAACGTCGAGGACGTGAACCCGCGCTGGAGCCGCGCCCTGCAGCAGATGAGCGCGCAAGGTTCGCGCATGCAGACCCTGCTCAACGACCTGCTACTGCTGGCCAAGCTCGAAGCCACCGACTATCCGTCGGACAACCAGCCGGTGCTGGTCGACACCCTGCTCAACGCCATCAAGAATGATGCCCAGGCCCTGTCCGGCCCGCGCAACCAGCGCATCACACTTGAAGCCGCGCCCGGTATTCGTCTCAAGGGCAGCGAGTCGGAGCTACGCAGCGCGTTCTCCAACCTGGTGTTCAATGCGGTCAAGTACACCCAGGATGAAGGCAACATCCGTATCCGCTGGTGGGCCGACGAACAGGGTGCGCACCTGTCGGTGCAGGACTCTGGGGTGGGCATCGAGGCCAAGCACTTGCCGCGCCTTACGGAACGCTTCTACCGGGTCGACTCCAGCCGCGCCTCCAACACCGGCGGCACCGGGCTGGGGCTGGCGATCGTCAAGCATGTGCTGATGCGCCATCGTGGGCGCCTGGAGATCAGCAGCGTGCCGGGGCACGGCAGCACCTTCACCTGTCACTTTGCGCCGGCACAATTGGTGGTGAGCAAAGGTTGA
- a CDS encoding hemolysin family protein, which yields MDPSPGISLTSLFADFGMILFALFLVLLNGFFVAAEFAMVKLRSTRVESIAELHGWRGSILRKVHNQLDAYLSACQLGITLASLGLGWVGEPAFAHLLEPLLAAVGVDSPELIKAISFFVAFFVISYLHIVVGELAPKSWAIRKPELLSLWTAVPLYLFYWAMYPAIYLLNASANTILRIAGQGEPGPHHEHHYSREELKLILHSSRGQDPSDQGMRVLASAVEMGELEVVDWANSREDMVSIDAHAPLKEILALVRRHKFSRYPLYDAEREEFTGLLHIKDLLLELAELEHLPETVDLDDLARPLERVSRHMPLAQLLEQFRKGGAHFVLVEEADGKVIGYLTMEDVLEVLVGDIQDEHRKTERGILAYQPGKLLVRGDTPLFKVERLLGIDLDHIEAETLAGLIYETLKRVPEEEEVLEVEGLRIIIKKMKGPKIVLAKVLKLG from the coding sequence ATGGACCCTTCCCCTGGTATCAGCCTCACCTCGTTGTTCGCCGATTTCGGCATGATTCTCTTCGCCCTGTTCCTGGTGCTGCTCAACGGCTTCTTCGTGGCCGCCGAGTTCGCCATGGTCAAGCTGCGTTCCACCCGGGTCGAATCCATCGCCGAGCTGCATGGCTGGCGTGGCAGCATCCTGCGCAAGGTGCACAACCAACTCGACGCCTACCTCTCGGCCTGCCAGCTGGGTATCACCCTGGCCTCCCTGGGCCTGGGCTGGGTCGGTGAGCCGGCTTTCGCCCACCTGCTCGAGCCGCTGCTGGCCGCCGTGGGCGTTGACTCGCCCGAGCTGATCAAGGCGATCTCGTTCTTCGTCGCCTTCTTCGTGATCTCCTACCTGCACATCGTGGTTGGCGAACTGGCACCCAAATCCTGGGCCATTCGCAAGCCCGAGCTGCTGTCGCTGTGGACCGCCGTGCCGCTGTACCTGTTCTACTGGGCAATGTACCCGGCCATCTACCTGCTCAACGCCAGCGCCAACACCATCCTGCGCATCGCCGGGCAGGGTGAGCCCGGCCCGCACCACGAACACCACTACAGCCGCGAGGAGCTCAAGCTGATCCTGCACTCCAGCCGTGGCCAGGACCCGAGCGACCAGGGCATGCGCGTGCTGGCCTCGGCCGTGGAAATGGGCGAGCTGGAGGTGGTCGACTGGGCCAACTCCCGCGAGGACATGGTCAGCATCGACGCCCATGCCCCGCTCAAGGAGATCCTGGCGCTGGTGCGTCGACACAAGTTCAGCCGCTACCCGCTGTATGACGCCGAGCGTGAGGAGTTCACCGGCCTGCTGCACATCAAGGACCTGCTGCTGGAGCTGGCCGAACTGGAGCACCTTCCCGAGACCGTCGACCTCGACGACTTGGCCCGCCCGCTGGAGCGCGTGTCGCGGCACATGCCGCTGGCGCAGTTGCTGGAGCAGTTCCGCAAGGGTGGCGCGCACTTCGTGCTGGTCGAGGAAGCCGACGGCAAGGTCATCGGCTACCTGACCATGGAAGACGTGCTGGAAGTGCTGGTGGGCGATATCCAGGACGAGCACCGCAAGACCGAACGCGGCATCCTCGCCTACCAGCCGGGCAAGCTGCTGGTGCGCGGTGACACGCCGCTGTTCAAGGTTGAGCGCTTGCTGGGTATCGACCTGGACCACATCGAGGCGGAAACCCTCGCCGGGCTGATCTACGAGACGCTCAAGCGCGTGCCCGAAGAAGAGGAAGTGCTGGAGGTTGAAGGCCTGCGCATCATCATCAAGAAGATGAAAGGGCCGAAGATCGTGCTGGCCAAGGTGCTCAAGCTCGGTTGA
- a CDS encoding peptidoglycan DD-metalloendopeptidase family protein produces the protein MPARLLLFCALLVASASSFGMTIYKTTDNFGVVSYSDRPSPGAKPFVFREPMVERLDRQVRLQAEPFPGGVRFIARNELYVPLEVELRVDKLANAFGGNAPRVVRRVIGPRSSKVLSVVLAAPGGPLKYSSTFNYAMGDPIQRSEGYRYPFPWKGGPFRLTQGPNGRFSHFGPKGRYAMDIAMPEGTPIIAARGGVVVKVENSQSGRGTNPSGNFVRILHPDGTMGVYLHLMRGSVVVAEGQRVVLGQALAKSGNTGNSTGPHLHFVVQRNVGLALESIPFQFDRPIGGLPNFTAGNP, from the coding sequence ATGCCAGCCCGCCTGCTGCTGTTTTGTGCCTTGCTCGTGGCCTCGGCGTCGAGCTTTGGCATGACCATCTACAAGACCACCGACAACTTCGGCGTGGTCTCCTATTCCGACCGACCAAGCCCGGGTGCCAAGCCGTTTGTCTTCCGTGAGCCGATGGTCGAGCGCCTGGACCGCCAGGTGCGCCTGCAGGCCGAGCCTTTCCCCGGTGGTGTGCGCTTCATCGCGCGCAACGAACTGTACGTACCGTTGGAAGTGGAACTGCGCGTGGACAAGCTGGCCAACGCATTTGGCGGCAATGCCCCGCGCGTCGTGCGGCGCGTGATCGGGCCGCGCTCGAGCAAGGTGCTCAGCGTGGTGTTGGCCGCCCCAGGTGGGCCGTTGAAGTATTCGAGCACGTTCAACTATGCCATGGGTGACCCGATCCAGCGCTCCGAGGGGTATCGCTACCCATTCCCGTGGAAGGGCGGGCCGTTCCGCCTGACCCAGGGGCCCAACGGTCGTTTCAGCCATTTCGGGCCCAAGGGCCGCTATGCCATGGACATCGCCATGCCCGAGGGCACACCGATCATCGCGGCGCGTGGGGGCGTGGTGGTCAAGGTCGAGAACAGTCAGAGCGGGCGGGGCACCAACCCCTCGGGCAATTTCGTGCGCATCCTCCACCCGGACGGCACCATGGGTGTGTACCTGCACCTGATGCGCGGTTCGGTGGTGGTGGCGGAGGGGCAGCGGGTGGTGCTGGGGCAGGCGCTGGCCAAGTCGGGCAACACCGGCAACAGCACCGGGCCGCACCTGCATTTCGTGGTGCAGCGCAACGTGGGGTTGGCGTTGGAATCGATCCCGTTCCAGTTTGACCGACCGATTGGCGGGTTGCCGAACTTCACGGCGGGGAATCCGTGA
- a CDS encoding response regulator yields MSKVNVLVVDDAPFIRDLVRKCLRNAFPGMVIEDAVNGRKAMAMLSKERFDLVLCDWEMPEMSGLELLTWCRQQEEMKTMQFIMVTSRGDKENVIQAIQAGVSDFVGKPFTNEQLLTKVKKSLTKIGKLDALMSSAPARVNSAFANDSLSALTGGRPEAAKVAAPAAAPVAAAAKPLINAPTPKTAAAAAQSGRGQGQLRLSSGTQPCVIKALSLKEALLVVRRSANLPQVLEGAVLDLEQGENAEVARLNGYLHAIAALEPKPESDWLQLTFKFVDQDAQKLDYLSRLIARGTTQKHFTPGA; encoded by the coding sequence ATGAGTAAAGTGAATGTGCTGGTCGTGGACGATGCCCCGTTCATCCGCGACCTGGTAAGGAAGTGCCTGCGCAATGCCTTTCCCGGCATGGTGATCGAGGATGCAGTCAACGGCCGCAAGGCCATGGCCATGCTCAGCAAGGAACGTTTCGACCTGGTCCTGTGTGACTGGGAGATGCCCGAGATGTCGGGCCTCGAACTGCTGACCTGGTGCCGCCAGCAGGAAGAGATGAAGACCATGCAGTTCATCATGGTGACCAGCCGTGGTGACAAGGAGAACGTGATCCAGGCCATCCAGGCCGGCGTTTCCGACTTCGTCGGCAAGCCGTTCACCAACGAGCAGTTGCTGACCAAGGTGAAGAAGTCGCTGACCAAGATCGGCAAGCTCGACGCCCTGATGTCCAGCGCCCCGGCACGGGTCAACTCGGCGTTCGCCAACGACTCGCTCAGCGCCCTGACCGGCGGTCGTCCGGAGGCGGCCAAGGTGGCTGCGCCTGCCGCTGCCCCGGTGGCAGCAGCGGCCAAGCCGCTGATCAACGCGCCCACGCCGAAGACTGCCGCCGCCGCGGCCCAGTCGGGCCGTGGCCAGGGCCAGCTGCGCCTGTCCAGTGGCACCCAGCCGTGCGTGATCAAGGCCCTGAGCCTGAAGGAAGCCCTGCTGGTGGTGCGCCGCAGCGCCAACCTGCCGCAGGTGCTCGAAGGCGCGGTGCTGGACCTGGAGCAGGGCGAGAACGCCGAGGTGGCACGCCTGAACGGCTACCTGCACGCCATCGCCGCGCTGGAACCCAAGCCCGAGAGCGACTGGCTGCAACTGACCTTCAAGTTCGTCGACCAGGATGCGCAGAAGCTCGACTACCTGTCGCGCCTGATTGCCCGTGGGACCACGCAGAAGCACTTCACGCCGGGCGCCTGA